One Ostrea edulis chromosome 2, xbOstEdul1.1, whole genome shotgun sequence genomic region harbors:
- the LOC125680629 gene encoding uncharacterized protein LOC125680629 isoform X2, translating into MTQALRTGILQTLPQEIQLNTEQTHLGDKDRKQIKRPKSTSVMLGSRGSDDDISGSEDIHRECLQENLQLMSDNMVLKRVVLLDRLVENGCLTENETADILEFENRKDQTRKLAVTISKRSREKFSLFLEVLKRSENYPFIADQIEASYKVKVEESRRKRECIQCYMVRNVDLRDILDLLCSQFVVDLEFVNDVISCESRNTARMESLWKHLFDILNTSEDASRYRKVFKESLGRKYDHIAVKLSAKNKIRCRCKATEAKKIVRIENMSWPSGSVTTDERSTTSTVARSNSSTPSASSSISDSSDVDNKGLSIRMSRTSEWMDVLEIEVDSQELQQFHELESADRDHKELSQFPEENDSRKQWCGLGMECPVPECQPLGNFF; encoded by the exons ATGACCCAAGCTTTAAGAACAGGGATATTGCAAACCTTGCCGCAAGAAATTCAGCTAAATACAGAACAGACACACCTGGGGGATAAAGACAGGAAGCAGATCAAGAGACCAAAGAGCACATCAG TTATGTTGGGATCACGTGGATCAGATGACGATATAAGCGGAAGTGAAGATATACATCGGGAATGTCTTCAGGAAAACCTCCAACTTATGTCGGACAACATGGTGTTAAAACGCGTCGTATTATTAGACAGACTGGTGGAAAATGGCTGTTTAACCGAAAACGAGACTGCTGACATTCTTGAATTCGAGAACAGAAAGGACCAAACTAGAAAACTTGCGGTAACCATCAGCAAACGAAGCCGAGAAAAGTTTAGCTTGTTTTTGGAGGTATTGAAAAGGTCAGAAAATTATCCGTTTATTGCAGACCAGATCGAGGCTTCCTACAAGGTCAAAGTGGAGGAAAGCAGAAGAAAACGGGAATGCATTCAATGCTACATGGTCCGCAACGTTGACTTGCGTGACATCTTAGATTTATTATGTTCCCAATTTGTCGTTGATCTCGAGTTTGTCAACGATGTGATATCATGTGAAAGCAGAAATACTGCAAGAATGGAGAGCCTTTGgaagcatttatttgacatacTAAATACCTCTGAAGATGCAAGCAGATATAGAAAAGTATTCAAGGAGTCCCTCGGAAGGAAATACGATCACATAGCTGTCAAATTGTCGGCGAAGAATAAGATAAGATGTAGGTGTAAAGCTACTGAAGCAAAAAAAATCGTACGAATTGAAAATATGTCTTGGCCGAGTGGTAGTGTTACAACGGACGAGAGAAGCACCACTTCAACCGTAGCTAGATCAAATTCGAGCACTCCATCTGCAAGCAGTTCCATTTCTGACTCATCCGATGTAGACAACAAAGGCTTGAGTATCAGAATGTCACGCACAAGCGAATGG ATGGACGTCCTGGAAATAGAGGTGGACAGTCAGGAGCTTCAACAGTTCcatgaacttgaatctgcagatAGAGACCATAAGGAACTGTCACAGTTCCCAGAAGAAAATGATTCAAGGAAGCAGTGGTGTGGCCTGGGAATGGAGTGCCCGGTTCCGGAATGTCAACCActggggaattttttttaa
- the LOC125680629 gene encoding uncharacterized protein LOC125680629 isoform X1, translating to MTQALRTGILQTLPQEIQLNTEQTHLGDKDRKQIKRPKSTSVMLGSRGSDDDISGSEDIHRECLQENLQLMSDNMVLKRVVLLDRLVENGCLTENETADILEFENRKDQTRKLAVTISKRSREKFSLFLEVLKRSENYPFIADQIEASYKVKVEESRRKRECIQCYMVRNVDLRDILDLLCSQFVVDLEFVNDVISCESRNTARMESLWKHLFDILNTSEDASRYRKVFKESLGRKYDHIAVKLSAKNKIRCRCKATEAKKIVRIENMSWPSGSVTTDERSTTSTVARSNSSTPSASSSISDSSDVDNKGLSIRMSRTSEWVNNIQNTQFNFDITCTLKHLVGQKELKNNSGLVFQMFKLLFFQFLILASFLFVRYILDYNNFFHSRKNK from the exons ATGACCCAAGCTTTAAGAACAGGGATATTGCAAACCTTGCCGCAAGAAATTCAGCTAAATACAGAACAGACACACCTGGGGGATAAAGACAGGAAGCAGATCAAGAGACCAAAGAGCACATCAG TTATGTTGGGATCACGTGGATCAGATGACGATATAAGCGGAAGTGAAGATATACATCGGGAATGTCTTCAGGAAAACCTCCAACTTATGTCGGACAACATGGTGTTAAAACGCGTCGTATTATTAGACAGACTGGTGGAAAATGGCTGTTTAACCGAAAACGAGACTGCTGACATTCTTGAATTCGAGAACAGAAAGGACCAAACTAGAAAACTTGCGGTAACCATCAGCAAACGAAGCCGAGAAAAGTTTAGCTTGTTTTTGGAGGTATTGAAAAGGTCAGAAAATTATCCGTTTATTGCAGACCAGATCGAGGCTTCCTACAAGGTCAAAGTGGAGGAAAGCAGAAGAAAACGGGAATGCATTCAATGCTACATGGTCCGCAACGTTGACTTGCGTGACATCTTAGATTTATTATGTTCCCAATTTGTCGTTGATCTCGAGTTTGTCAACGATGTGATATCATGTGAAAGCAGAAATACTGCAAGAATGGAGAGCCTTTGgaagcatttatttgacatacTAAATACCTCTGAAGATGCAAGCAGATATAGAAAAGTATTCAAGGAGTCCCTCGGAAGGAAATACGATCACATAGCTGTCAAATTGTCGGCGAAGAATAAGATAAGATGTAGGTGTAAAGCTACTGAAGCAAAAAAAATCGTACGAATTGAAAATATGTCTTGGCCGAGTGGTAGTGTTACAACGGACGAGAGAAGCACCACTTCAACCGTAGCTAGATCAAATTCGAGCACTCCATCTGCAAGCAGTTCCATTTCTGACTCATCCGATGTAGACAACAAAGGCTTGAGTATCAGAATGTCACGCACAAGCGAATGGGTGAATAAcatacaaaatacacaatttaactttgatattacatgcactttaaaACACCTCGTAGGccaaaaagaattaaaaaataattcaggCTTAGTATTTCAAATGTTTAAGcttttgttttttcagtttttgATCTTagcatcatttttatttgttagaTACATTCTGGAttacaataatttcttccactcccggaaaaataaatga